A single Triticum dicoccoides isolate Atlit2015 ecotype Zavitan chromosome 2A, WEW_v2.0, whole genome shotgun sequence DNA region contains:
- the LOC119358239 gene encoding probable WRKY transcription factor 47 — protein sequence MAFGQEAIEQLSQELVGGYNLNARLLALLRRSPLDGRGQERAAAMSQELSRVFMVSLFMLSSRESSRPVVDRMASPAATITEGSIDERAPAKDMRICGGEVAPPRKGRENEVTKKEITASPHSDGYQWRKYGQKNIHKRKFARSYYKCMFSHDRGCRAKKTVQQHDSSSGHRPMFQITYMHEHKCQQQTVPPGEATRSGHFDPQPQHAELDDDTMASCLAMVIGGAAPAAPSSSSLSPPPVGASPSDPDGGRTPSPLDVSTGLDTGISCGLPCAPVKAPSSSSSSSLLLVEAISSSDRAVYLPAGGGLSPSTDAIAMDDTYFPCSPLFSPVAARSISRSDDVPMAVAGFTDTTSAWPHYS from the exons ATGGCCTTCGGGCAAGAGGCCATAGAACAACTATCTCAGGAGCTCGTCGGAGGGTATAATCTCAACGCGAGGCTCCTGGCATTGCTGCGCCGCAGCCCTCTCGACGGACGTGGACAGGAGAGGGCCGCAGCGATGAGCCAGGAACTCTCCCGGGTGTTCATGGTGTCTCTGTTCATGCTCAGTTCTCGAGAGAGCAGCAGACCGGTGGTAGACAGGATGGCATCGCCAGCGGCAACGATCACTGAGGGTAGCATCGATGAGCGGGCTCCGGCGAAGGACATGCGTATCTG TGGTGGAGAGGTTGCTCCCCCCAGGAAGGGCCGAGAAAACGAGGTTACCAAGAAGGAGATTACAGCCTCGCCTCACAGTGATGGTTACCAATGGAGAAAATACGGACAAAAGAACATTCACAAAAGAAAATTTGCAAG GTCCTACTACAAATGCATGTTTAGCCATGACCGCGGCTGCAGGGCGAAGAAGACGGTGCAACAGCACGATAGTAGCAGCGGCCATCGTCCTATGTTCCAGATCACCTACATGCACGAGCACAAGTGCCAGCAACAAACAGTGCCTCCCGGAGAAGCTACAAGGAGCGGCCACTTCGATCCTCAACCTCAACACGCCGAATTGGATGACGACACCATGGCCTCGTGCCTGGCCATGGTGATCGGAGGAGCTGCGCCTGCAGCTCCGTCGTCCTCGTCCTTGTCGCCGCCGCCCGTCGGAGCGAGCCCGAGTGACCCTGACGGCGGGCGTACGCCGAGCCCGCTGGACGTGAGCACGGGCCTGGACACGGGGATCTCGTGCGGCTTGCCATGTGCTCCCGTGAAGgctccatcgtcgtcgtcgtcgtcgtccttgcTGCTCGTGGAAGCGATCAGCTCGAGTGATCGCGCGGTGTACTTGCCGGCCGGCGGCGGACTCTCCCCGAGCACGGACGCTATAGCGATGGATGATACTTACTTCCCGTGCAGCCCGCTGTTTTCTCCCGTCGCTGCTCGGTCCATCAGTCGTTCGGACGATGTGCCCATGGCTGTTGCTGGGTTTACAGACACAACGTCAGCGTGGCCACACTACTCGTGA